In Hyperolius riggenbachi isolate aHypRig1 chromosome 1, aHypRig1.pri, whole genome shotgun sequence, the genomic window ctatggagtagggcttgtttttcttagtattttagtaagggggcttttaggaccattgtagcccctcacacactctaataagttctggttcaccatgagcttgctggttagtctgtacctctcggtgttacaagccctactccatagagccaaattaatccatgccatgcactgccaCTGATGGGGATCAAACaattccgaaacagtctgtatgcatgttggattattatggctctgtacaaattaacaagctgacacatctttgcattccagcggatctggaggtgtgtttagcttctaagggtaacaatggttaatttgcatatattcagcagtgatgccctgggagacatctcagagctcactccaacctgaattatcacaatttttttctgttttaagaaagcaaacttttgtttttctgagcgtttccaTAGAAAAGCATGTTATAATGCATAGATATAAACTGACCCATATggccctatttacacttaatcagttgctctcagttataactgaaaggacaactgattttcaaagtaatgtccatgttttcctatggcacagttcacactatatgcatttcaactgaaagatttttcataatgcacagctatggagaaaaaaaaaacgtgtatcaactgattaagtgtaaatgtggCCTAAGGGAAACAAGAAAATTCCTTTTGATCAGTTTtcagttttattttaattttattttagctGACAACAATTGATTACATGTAAACCCAGCCTAACACTTGTACTTAACCTGTTTAATATTTCATCATGTGAGTACAAGTTAAGGTTTTATCTCACTTTTGAATTAAGGATCCTGGGCACTCGGTAGACAACAAGTTTTTTTTTGGTGTTCCCCTGCTTTCAGAAATTGTATCTATAGTGTTTAGGCACTGCCATAATAACAATTGAACAGGAAAACTATAATGAAAGCTGGAACATCACCTAGTTTGTGATTAGTGATTAGTAATGGTAATAATGAAATCAGTATTTTTCCTAAAGTAACCACTGAACCCTGAACCATTAAAATTAGGTAATAAAGGAAATTATAATAAAACATctgtaaaagtatttttaaaaattaaaaaaaggaaaagaaattaAATGTATAATTAAGTATCaaacaaataaatacattgcaatgACCTATTTTCTTTCTTCTTACAGGGGCGATTGAGAATGGCAGTATTTAATGGTAACAATATTACTGTTTTTATCCTCATCGGATTTCCAACTCGCCCAGAATTACAGCCTGTGCTATTTGCTGTATTTCTTATAACTTACATTTTAACGGTGGCAGAAAATGTGGTAATCATTGCAACAATTAAGCTCAATGAACCTCTTCACAAGCCAATGTACTACCTTCTGTGCAGCTTGTCTTTCTTGGAAATCTGGTATGTAACAGCCACTGTACCTAATTTACTGAACAACCTCCTGACACAAAATAATAAAATCTCCTTTGTAGCTTGTATGACACAGTTGTATATTTTTATATCTTTGGCCTGCACCGAGTGTGTTCTGTTAGCGGTCATGGCAGTTGACAGATGTGTTGCTATATGCTTCCCGCTACATTATAATGTCATTATGCATGACAATTTTTGCATTCAATTAGCTGTCGGATCATGGGGGTTGGGTTTTTTTGTTGCTTTAATTAAAGCTCTTCTAATTTTTAGacttcagttctgtggcccaaatgTGATTAACCATTTTTTCTGTGATATTTCTCCCGTACTGAATTTGGCTTGCACAGATATGTCTTTCACGGAGCTCATGGATTTCATCCTTGCTATGGTTATCATCATGTGCCCCCTTGTGGTGATCATTATCacgtacattttcattatttggaCAGTGCTAAGAATACCAAACAACGCAGGCCGCCAGAAGGCTTTTTCCACATGTGCATCCCATCTTACTGTTGTCATAATATTTTATACAGCCACATTATTCATTTATGCAAGACCAAGAAAGGCTAATCCATTTGACAGAAATAAATTGGTAACCATTTTATATTCTATTTTGACTCCTCTGATAAACCCAGTAATTTACTGCCTGAGAAATGGTGAAGTGCAACAGGctttaaaaaaatccttaatCAGAAGTAAACCACCGACTTCCTGTTTTTGATCAACTTACAGTAAATGTATACATATTACTTAGAGCTTGCTACTGTTTATTTGATTTGTGTTTCTACAGTAATACCTGTATGCTCTTATTGTGTGATGATTGCTATGCTTTCTAGTTATTAACACAGCACAGGTATTGTATTTTGATATTCTCTTTATGTCTGCTAACATTTACCTAATAAATATGCACATTAGGAGGCTTTCACTGACCATAGATGGTAAATGCGTACACCAAAGATGATGGGATATATGCCTGTTTTTGAGTAGGATGGCATGGGCAATGTTCTCCCTAAAGTGAACTGTAattaaaagaataaataaatgatataaaattgtatctatcctcctacttctaaaaatgacttttagatacccCACAGTTTCATGTTAtgcttaaaaaaattaaaaaaagtagatttattgttttgtctcagctcaatgacacagtctggCTCATGTCtcagagagctaaaatatatgaactactgaCTTTTTTGTATcttttctctgctctcagttctctgccaggaaagtaatTCATTGTCAAGGGGGAACACTGTAGTCCAACTGGGTcccaactggagagaaactgtcatttgcatagcAGAATATTAACTctattaggcagagaaagaataaaaggaacagAGCGCatgcttggcactgtgcatacacatgtctttctcatcatgtcccatgccatgtaatgttccctttaactctgtcagtgagtgcatgcagtgtataAGCATTGAcagtcttttttttctctttatttaaagAAAGATcagcattaaaggggcactatggctaaattcttcttatattctcatttaatataaaatatgtgcaattgtagcaatgtgtaagacttgtattGTGGCTGAATAAAACTCTGGTTCAATATTGTTTTACCCTAAATTAGTGCTGGAGTCCCGTCACCAGAGAAAGCTAAGCGACGCTgaaccagcacattccattctgcaggaggaggctgccttatcagtcgtttcatctgaagttgtaatctccccctttgatgtatcgggagaggtttcacccaacgtctaactgcacattagtgctgttacagctcctctgatctgccgtacgtctcaggacaatgacttacggctctgatgaaaaaaatgctccccgctgaggccccccttcagagaagctggcacaggcagggtcaccacttgttgtcagttgccatggagaccagctTCTCTTATGCACGGGATTTCAGTGTCTTGATTCAGCACACGCAAGTGCTGTGTAGCCAGTGTCCTGCTTGTGTCTCTGAAGGGGGGCCTCAGCGGggagcatttttttcatcagagccgtaagtcattgtcctgagacgtacggcagatcagaggagctgtaacagcactaatgtgcagttagacattgggtgaaacctctcccgatacatcaaagggggagattacaacttcagatgaaacgactgataaggcagcctcctcctgcagaatggaatgtgctggttcaacgtcgcttagctttctctggcgacgggactccagcactgatttagggtaaagcaatattgaagcagagttttatttagccacaatacaagtcttacacattgatacaattgcacatattttatattaaatgataatataagaagaatttagccatagtgcccctttaatattccACCAGATTTGCAATGTGTGTGATTACTGCAATAAATAACACACACAAATCTTCCCAACTAATGCTGTAATAAATATATTTTACATACTGTTTGCAAACATTGGATCATATATATTCACAGGTCTCAAAGGAATACTaaagcaaaaatgaaaaaatcagtttaaccacttgaggactgcagtgctaaaccccctaaagacaaggcattttttctttaaatgggctactgcagctttaaggcctcgccaaTATTCTCTAAGGGCACCCACCACTGCTGGTCCCGATGAACTTCCAGTGCTGAATGATCAAAGACAGCCTTTGCATAAATTTTGCAGAGGCTTGGAATGCAAAAATTGGCTTAAggcacaagaattttcggcaaactatGCAGTCTTTATGCAGATTGTGTAAAACAACAACAATTACACATTTCATCACAACATATATTATGTATTAACATTTATTTAATGGAATATTATAGTCATGCTGCATAGTCTGAAACTAGCATGTTATTGAAAACACAAAGCCAGATTGAGGCCATGATTTACTAAGGTTAGTAAACAATGGTAGATTTGCACTTTGGATTGGCCTCAGATTTGTCTTGCATGCAGGTCATTCATTTTGATTCAGTCCAAaccaaataatgtaaataatattcaaaaaaaacaacaacatttttttgCTTAATCCAAAATTCACTGGTTTAAAAGTGAATGGTTAATTAGGGATGAACAGGAGACTTTAGTAACCATCTAGTGGTGCAGGCATGTTACTGGACACCTGGTAAATGTCCGGCCCAGGCCTTTTGAATAAAGGAGAGGTAGAGAAGGAGGATACTGATGTAGTTGTTATTGAGGGAAATTAATAAACTAGGTGTTCTGGTCTATTCCTCTGAGCCAAGTGGATCCTCCACCAGAATGTGTGCTGGAACTACAAGTTTGAAGCTCAATAAAATCCAAAACGGAAAAGTGCAAATTCTACTAGCAAGCAGGatgataatttaataaaaaactttGTATAGAAGCCAAAGTGCTGTGCAGAACACCAGTTCAATGTTCCATATGTGTTTACACGCTGCAATACAGCTACCTTCTCTCCTGTTTTGATTTAACTACAGGGCAACTCAACtaggtgtgaccatgtgacacacaAATTAAGAAGGCTACACCTGACTAcatttaactgcaaaatgatgAGGCACATTTGGAAAGGGTACAACAAGACATTCCTTACTTGAGAAGTGTACTTTACACGGAGAGCAAAGGGAAAAATAGTGATGGAACATCTACATTTCTCCTGCCAAGACCTTCAACTGAAGGAAAAGTATTCAAAATTAATGCATGAAAATTTGGACGTTGtactaaatagagtgcatacATCAGCTAAAATAAGGCCAGTAAGGTTAGGTTGAGTAActgatttttttcactttcacCCACCCCTTTTGAGACTATTTAGTAAAAATGGTGGACATGCTCAATCGTAATAACAACATTTAGAAAGAGGTATTTTTAAACCAAaatcattttatttatcatggacaaaacaacaaaaaaaagtatattcAGTTGGTAATGAATGAATTTTGGGAGGGTGTGTGAATGCACAGCAGTAATGTAAGGTTTTTTCCCTGCACAGCTGCCACATGGGACAGCAGAAAAGTCATCCCATGCTTAAAAGGGAGATCTGAGTGAGAGTGAGCATAGACATAAAGTCACATGAGGAGAAGGCAGAGAAGGGATTGGAAGATATCAGAGGGTCAGGTAGAAAACTGTGTCAGGCAGTCAAGGAGTAAAATGTAAAGCTGTATCACCCATTATCACACTATTCGACCATGACTTGTTGCTtttatagtgattttttttaatttgccatGAAATAGGCAGCAAATGGGCCAAATTATGTACACATAGATTAATCAATGCAAGACAATGATGGTgatttaataaagaaaaaaaattgcaaaccgCAATCCTTTAGTGTAGCACAGCCATGATTGCACTGGCGAAGCAATAGCCCCGTCAACCCCCACAAATGGGGTTCAGGAGCTATGGGGGGCCACTCCCCAACCATGCAGAGTAAGTGTAGGGAGCAGTGCATATTTACTTGCACCATTTACCTGCACCAGCACtttgtctcctcttccttctggcAGGCACATGCTCCATGCTGTCATCCTCCAACTCTcattgcatgtcatgtgatctagATCCAGATATGCAGCATGAAAAGAGAGGCTGGTGGGAGGAAGAAGAGACCTGATGCAGTGGGATAATGTAATAATGAAACTGCTCCCTGTGTACCTACTCTGTTGATGAAGCAGAATTTGTGGAAGTAAAAGTAGGGCTGAGCAGGGTGGAAAGGGGCATGGTGTTAGggagttgtggggggggggggggggggcatgcaaacATTTTTCTTTGGGTACCAGGTGGTTCTTATTATGTCTTTACAAGATATGATTTGATGGCATCTTACCAGGGTAACACGTGGCTTCAATTTGGAAACAAAAGTGCACAAATGTGGCTTTCTGTGCACTAGGTAGACATATCAAGCCTGTGCCTGGCTTGCATTCAGTTCCATTTAACTTGACAGTGAAGCAGGCATGCATTGCACAGGCATTTTTTAATCACCTGACCAATACAAGCCcacatatgtagaagctttccagagaataaaagtcacttaaacaaaCTTAAAtctgatggggcagtggtggacatatcccatccatgcggacaaagcaaacaaaggaaggactgtggcatcaacagtcaaacaacaatttatttatactccacagtaaaaataggcaacgcgtttcacgggctcaatcccgcttcatcaggccaatcaaaaaggagcatacagcttatcagcatcaaaaccacactgagcgcctcagtgtggttttgatgctgataagctgtatgctcctttttgattggcctgatgaagcgggattgagcccgtgaaacgcgttgcctatttttactgtggagtataaataaattgttgtttgactgttgatgccacagtccttcctttgtttgctttgttcgcatggatgggataggtccaccactgccccatcggttttaagctcgtttaagtgacttttattctattggctagtggtgctcagcagagctcgaatattcgagtagctcgaatattcgagctctttttcagctattcgagctcggtattcgagctccgaatagctggagctattagaatgggctatccgagtacactcgaatagcccattcactattcgagctattcgagcaacccggcgctattcgagctcggtaccgagctcgaatagcgtcatagcccagattgatgtccttagagccaatcagagggctcccaggccctctgacggcagccaatcacagagggggaccctggccagcccctaccctataaatagcggccgccatgttccgtttctccgtgcttgcctgagacttgtacagagagagagttgctcctttgtgctttggcttagcaagagctctattgtggtcatttacctagcgtttttgctcacatacacctcctatacacacctatattgttgttagttatttagacattgtattttagttagtagcttgtgtgttacattagagacaggcagctgctgcaagcttacaggtttaggcctcaggggggccttgcctctgtgggcagctgtcctctgtttatttctctcatctataccagtatttctgctgtcctttactaatagtattgtagttatactgtactaggagtaggacactcactgactgtcactgtttataggctactagctagctcctgcgtgtgtgcactcactcactgtctgtgtgtacacacactctatttccttctgattactgatagattattgttagttagttgtacttacttactacttactcttactgtacccgtagggacactcactgtcactgttcatataggctactagctcctgcgtgtgcgcactgcactcactgtctgagtgtacacacacaacacacactctatttccttctgatcgctgattgattatcgtaattagttagttgtacttactgttactacttactcttactgtactaggagtctaggacactcagtcactgtccataggctactagctcctgcgtgcgtgcactcactgtctgagtgtacacacaccacccacactctatttccttctgatcgctgattgattattgtaattagttagttctacttactgttactacttactcttactgtactaggagtctaggacactcagtcactgtgttcataggctactagctcctgcgtgcgtgcactcactgtctgagtgtacacacacccacactccatttccttctgatcgctgattgattattgtaattagttagttctacttactgttactacttactcttactgtactaggagtctaggacactcagtcactgtgttcataggctactagctcctgcgtgcgtgcactcactgtctgagtgtacacacacccacactccatttccttctgatcgctgattgattattgtaattagttagttctacttactgttactacttactcttactgtactaggagtctaggacactcagtcactgtgttcataggctactagctcctgcgtgcgtgcactcactgtctgagtgtacacacaccacccacactctatttccttctgatcgctgattgattattgtaattagttagttctacttactgttactacttactcttactgtactaggagtctaggacactcagtcactgtgttcataggctactagctcctgcgtgcgtgcactcactgtctgagtgtacacacaccacccacactctatttccttctgatcgctgattgattattgtaattagttagttctacttactgttactacttactcttactgtactaggagtctaggacactcagtcactgtgttcataggctactagctcctgcgtgcgtgcactcactgtctgagtgtacacacacccatactccatttccttctgatcgctgattgattattgtaattagttagttctacttactgttactacttactcttactgtactaggagtctaggacactcagtcactgtgttcataggctactagctcctgcgtgcgtgcactcactgtctgagtgtacacacacccacactccatttccttctgatcgctgattgattattgtaattagttagttctacttactgttactacttactcttactgtactaggagtctaggacactcagtcactgtgttcataggctactagctcctgcgtgcgtgcactcactgtctgagtgtacacacaccacccacactctatttccttctgatcgctgattgattattgtaattagttagttctacttactgttactacttactcttactgtactaggagtctaggacactcagtcactgtgttcataggctactagctcctgcgtgcgtgcactcactgtctgagtgtacacacactaaatttacttgtgattactactgattattgtaactgctagttgtacttcctgactgttactacttacttactgtactaggggacactcactcagtcacctcaccaaccaacccactccattaaagtaccccacttttcacccgcccttttaaaaaacttttgtttatacgcccaaaacattgaagatgtctggaagtggcagccagcgcggtttgggcaaggggaagggcagcaagggaatcaggaggagagggagcagcattgtggcaagccgcggccgcgggcgcgccaccatgcacagttccgcagcagcagcgtcagtggctaacattcctcccatagccactggccgtggacgccttgggcgccgcccagcaggagcatctgcaactcacgctgcagagacacagcagcagcagcgtgtagcacctgctcccattttcctccagccgggtcggaaacgtcccattgaggaaaaggatgcagacactgtggtgcaactcatgacggaggatgagcagcccgccatcagctctgcatccgaggcctccaccctcaccaccaccaccaccaccaccaccaccaccacccctgttcgcagcagccgcccagcagggcctggggaggaggccagttcaccatcagtcgccgacctgtcactcagcagtctttttaccccaggcaccatcagggtattgtctgctgttgttggcgattttgaggaggagatgctgatgggcactttgggggaggagggattggacagcaagactgtggcgacagtcaagcgtcccatccatgcatcaggagaggagtttggggggtcatcatcccagcaggacatgtttcaggaggggcatgatgatgatgacccggtgacagacagagactgggtgccaccacctccaggggatgtcgtcctcagcagctctgaggaggaggaggaggatgcgcttgtgggccttgcaaggaggcgcatcattgcaagcattggcagcgtcccacagcctgctggtgtctcaggctcagcagcagcagcagcagcatcagccagtaccaccaccagccgcacccaagccccccccccaaccaccacagggagacaggcagcagcgcttccatgccgtagggggaagtttctgtcaccaatctggcggtttttcaccatgcccactgtgtacagcaagtacgccacttgcaaccactgtcagcggaagttgagcagaggtgcagaccccttaaagttcagcaccagctcgctcatcaaccaccttgcggctaaacatttccaccagcatgaggagttccagaggctgaaggcatctgctgctggcagtggcaccacacccatcactgcacagccttcagcagcagcagcagcaacagcagccacccgccctcctgctcctccagcagcaccagcaggagtgcggaaacgcactgctcctcccccctctgcaactcctgccgccgacactgaggcctgttctggcagccagtcctcagtggcctcctctgctgtgtctgctgattcccgtgtcagcaaaaggccacgccagagccttttgagcgagtccttccagggggtggttagggctctgcctcccagcagccgtcgcgtgcggcagctgaacggcttgctggcatgggccatgtgctcccaactcctgccgtacacgctcgtgcaggaggggagcgacattcgtgcgctgcttgcttgcgcagccccagactggcagctccccagcagacacttctttgcccgcaaggccattcctgcactgcaccgctttgtgatggccaatgtggagcgagggctggagcacgcggttggtgaaagggtccacgtcaccatggactcctggagcagccg contains:
- the LOC137527436 gene encoding olfactory receptor 6B1-like, with translation MAVFNGNNITVFILIGFPTRPELQPVLFAVFLITYILTVAENVVIIATIKLNEPLHKPMYYLLCSLSFLEIWYVTATVPNLLNNLLTQNNKISFVACMTQLYIFISLACTECVLLAVMAVDRCVAICFPLHYNVIMHDNFCIQLAVGSWGLGFFVALIKALLIFRLQFCGPNVINHFFCDISPVLNLACTDMSFTELMDFILAMVIIMCPLVVIIITYIFIIWTVLRIPNNAGRQKAFSTCASHLTVVIIFYTATLFIYARPRKANPFDRNKLVTILYSILTPLINPVIYCLRNGEVQQALKKSLIRSKPPTSCF